One Dictyostelium discoideum AX4 chromosome 3 chromosome, whole genome shotgun sequence genomic region harbors:
- the psiF gene encoding PA14 domain-containing protein (Similar to DIC), protein MKYLFIAIILILYCSFTKADQKKFLVNMYDNDPLFSPDFENANGAQTGLVKKKLGSDGKPIPANYDMKDPNGNYYIKNATTFKSWFNEVAGVSILVPFELVLTQTAGSQNYYSYSNTSFFPLNELGWYNPSIKGDYEFKKYQDSNKKEQNFHFCMHASFIMSTNCKEVFKFKGDDDVWVFINDVLVLDIGGVHGVQDGTVDMANLPEKIHDSTNSKLGNCKNGTYPFDFFYCERHTKASNCLFETNMGFTCSYYDYCGICNGKGECCTDVKLNQCYTKKCPLPNSLPNGATNYQDYMTIVPTNTCGGTDKCKIYSCNNSTGCEFKQKSCDDGDKCTKDACDSKTGYCSNIPTNPSVVTSCLKSGCDSTTGNYSTPTNCDDKDPCTIDSCINGQGCVHTKACDDEDPCTTDSCSADGKCTHTAIAKCNSDCPSCPSKKCKITSCSEDSGACNYVDMVFASPSECYKATCDPETEEAIYSPIDSSCDTSDSCFTAQCNLNKTCTRVPAINCDDNNECTTDSCSGGSCSNTAIACDDNDPCTIDTCSPSEGCIFTPIVCEQTSLCNTFTCSVGKCVPTPITCSSSVKCQDSICREGVGCVYFNRTCPPDDDCSSAYCSMETGKCISKAYDPLPFSCQSTAVKVGVGIGAAAAAGIAIGGAVAAGLAIFGGKKAYDTWKTSRGNVMTGSQSNPLYTQNQNNGNNPLYSAPAE, encoded by the exons ATGaagtatttatttattgctattattttgattttatattgttCCTTTACAAAag cCGACCAAAAGAAATTCCTTGTCAATATGTATGATAATGATCCATTGTTTAGCCCA GATTTTGAAAATGCAAATGGTGCACAAACTGGTTtagttaaaaagaaattaggaTCAGACGGCAAACCTATTCCAGCCAATTATGATATGAAAGATCCTAATGGCAATTATTACATTAAAAATGCAACTACCTTCAAATCCTGGTTCAATGAAGTCGCAGGTGTATCAATTTTAGTTCCATTTGAATTGGTTTTAACCCAAACAGCCGGAAGTCAAAACTATTATTCCTATTCTAATACTTCCTTTTTCCCATTGAAC gaatTAGGTTGGTACAATCCAAGTATTAAAGGCGATTAcgaattcaaaaaatatcaagatagcaataaaaaagaacaaaactTCCATTTTTGTATGCATGCATCCTTTATAATGAGTACCAAT tGTAAAGAAG tatTCAAGTTCaaaggtgatgatgatgtttgGGTATTTATCAATGATGTATTGGTATTAGATATTGGTGGTGTTCATGGTGTTCAAGATGGTACTGTTGATATGGCTAATTTACCAGAAAAAATCCATGACTCCACGAATTCAAAATTGGGTAATTGTAAGAATGGTACCTATCCATTCGACTTTTTCTATTGTGAAAGACACACTAAAGCATCCAATTGTCTTTTTGAAACTAATATGGGTTTTACTtgtt catATTATGATTATTGTGGTATTTGTAATGGTAAAGGAGAATGTTGTACTGAtgttaaattaaatcaatgttATACTAAGAAATGTCCATTACCAAATTCCCTTCCAAATGGTGCAACCAATTATCAAGATTATATGACCATTGTTCCAACCAACACTTGTGGTGGTACTGATAAATGTAAAATCTATTCATGTAATAATTCAACAGGATGTGAATTCAAACAAAAAAGTTGTGACGATGGTGACAAATGCACAAAAGATGCCTGTGATTCAAAAACTGGTTATTGCTCAAATATTCCAACAAATCCATCCGTTGTTACCTCATGTTTAAAGAGTGGTTGTGATTCAACAACTGGTAACTACTCAACTCCAACTAATTGTGATGATAAGGATCCATGTACAATAGATTCATGTATCAATGGTCAAGGCTGTGTCCATACTAAAGCCTGTGATGATGAAG atcCATGTACAACCGATTCATGTTCTGCTGATGGTAAATGTACACATACTGCAATTGCAAAATGTAATTCAGATTGTCCAAGTTGTCCATccaaaaaatgtaaaattacATCCTGTTCAGAAGATAGTGGTGCATGTAATTATGTTGATATGGTATTTGCATCGCCAAGTGAATGTTACAAGGCAACATGCGATCCAGAAACTGAAGAAGCAATTTACTCTCCAATTGATAGTTCTTGTGATACCAGTGATTCATGTTTCACTGCACaatgtaatttaaataaaacttgtACAAGAGTTCCAGCTATAAACTGTGACGATAATAATGAATGTACCACTGATTCatgtagtggtggtagttgtTCAAATACTGCAATCGCTTGTGACGATAATGATCCATGCACCATTGACACTTGTTCACCATCTGAGGGTTGTATTTTTACTCCAATAGTTTGTGAACAAACTTCATTATGTAATACCTTCACTTGTAGTGTTGGTAAGTGTGTTCCAACTCCAATCACTTGTAGTTCAAGTGTTAAATGTCAAGATTCAATTTGTAGAGAAGGTGTTGGTTGTGTTTATTTCAATCGTACTTGTCCACCAGACGATGATTGTAGCTCTGCTTACTGTTCAATGGAAACTGGTAAATGTATATCAAAAGCATACGATCCATTACCATTCTCTTGTCAATCAACTGCTGTTAAagttggtgttggtattgGTGCTGCCGCTGCTGCTGGTATTGCAATTGGTGGTGCTGTCGCCGCTGGTCTTGCTATTTTTGGTGGTAAGAAAGCTTATGATACTTGGAAAACAAGTCGTGGTAATGTTATGACTGGTTCACAATCAAATCCACTTTACactcaaaatcaaaacaatggTAATAATCCATTATACTCTGCCCCAGCtgaataa
- the ssbA gene encoding ssRNA-binding protein produces MSTENDEIDDFFKEIENVGDSSKNTNNIITQTNSNSNSNSGGTAPSPATTSSANTAGIKRKLDDTPTTTTTPTTTTTTTTTTTTSNTTSTNVGVKPMIPPSLMKKKQMVSKTSINSNTPSKAVVSSKAVTYSANTINLLANDKPKVSVNYPTTTATNLSIAALRPQVTMEEPKKNTNIVMEAAGEKWTDHTLAEWDPNDFRIFVGDLGNDVTEEMLRQAFLKYPTFLKAKVIFDKVGKSRGFGFVSFSSSSDYISAFNTMNGKYIGNRPIKLRKSKWKDRLASNNK; encoded by the coding sequence atGTCGactgaaaatgatgaaatagATGacttttttaaagaaatcgaAAATGTGGGTGATTCTTcaaaaaatactaataacATTATAACACAGACTAACTCAAATTCGAATTCTAATAGTGGTGGTACAGCACCTTCACCAGCCACTACTAGTAGTGCAAATACAGCAggtataaaaagaaaattagatGATACACcaaccactactactacaccaactacaacaactacaactactactactactactacctcaaatacaacatcaacaaatgTTGGTGTTAAACCAATGATACCTCCTTcattaatgaaaaagaaacaaatggTATCAAAAACTtcaataaatagtaatacaCCAAGTAAAGCTGTAGTATCTTCAAAAGCAGTTACATATTCAGCAAATACAATCAATTTATTAGCTAATGACAAACCAAAAGTTTCAGTTAATTATCCAACCACCACAGcaacaaatttatcaattgcaGCACTTAGACCTCAAGTTACAATGGaagaaccaaaaaaaaacacaaatatAGTTATGGAAGCTGCTGGTGAAAAATGGACTGATCATACTTTAGCTGAATGGGATCCAAATGATTTTCGTATATTCGTTGGTGATCTTGGTAATGATGTCACCGAAGAAATGTTAAGACAagcatttttaaaatatccaaCCTTTTTAAAAGCAAAAGTTATCTTTGATAAAGTTGGTAAATCTAGaggttttggttttgtttctttttcaagTTCATCAGATTATATCTCTGCTTTTAATACAATGAATGGAAAATATATTGGTAATCGTCCAATTAAATTACGTAAAAGTAAATGGAAGGATAGATTagcttcaaataataaataa
- the gxcA gene encoding IQ calmodulin-binding domain-containing protein (pleckstrin homology (PH) domain-containing protein~calponin homology (CH) domain-containing protein), producing the protein MSKSAAFLCKKKAALQWIENVLDIKIDQSKDFAQILDDGVLLCKVMHTISPRLMPRISNPDTANTPKTTIRFKYNENISFFIQACADMGVPRHKRFTLLDIVNNQITYSNIRRVIECLESVCKIANSDSNYDFSVEWPQLNAEEEKFSNDQINHAEQLLAQFTIRENKRQEVIKKSQTQNEGNSVEETKNQLFKHIAAQKQLYPDNSPVLRVNNLNNNNLNNNNNNNCSNSGGIINNSISNNNSKNNSTLSSPSSSYSSLSSSPLFSTSSISTNSMDDFIKDETVNSGNNINSNSSLSDSCNSTGSIRYNKSDLNIKNKNVDNNNNNNNSSSSSSSSNNSSYISSNSSNNNNNNNNKNNNSLGEFSFKDILKKWKEPSFFNSTKYNNNNNNNNNNNNSNSHNNNNNNNNNNNNNNNNNNNNNNNNNNSNNSVFNNNTSKSKSVFISSNGTSYNSPYCTIKFKPNKNNDNYNNNNNNNNSNPTQQAQSPPKTLDQWKYSSTTHYNSANSNNLISRNRSVSSSAGSINNTSLNHFSSSYGDISESLKDNNKNNNSDNNNNNNNNNNNSNSTSNSNNYDNPKSNTTKKDNSINEINKEEVVDKVEINDDDVDNSPKSDRNSLSQPASPIITGYVKGTSAPDQVSLNNSPATSPVVKSSDTASPTKSTVVSTATVTPSTTTTTTTTTTTSTSSVNATSTSTSTSTPTPTPTPTTTVQQPTPTTNVTTPTPTTTTTTTTKTTTKLSLEERAAIRIQRATRAWIERNRKKIQARDSAYRERIVQEIMKTEVEYINRLAFLHDHILKDLREAIEKGSPIISQEEVQSIFSEVSIILSYNKRLLIDLEGRTKDWKVDTLIGDIFIKFSNFLKIYSQYSRSYSEAMGVLNECKKQTKFKSYLNKVKESNEEIKLRGLEDYLIRPIQRIPRYSLLIKDMIGHTWPTHPDYEQLKIAFEKINSVAENMNEMRKEAESIMKLAEIQEKLDGDQTQQLAKSHRRFIKEGEFHEVLPKGKKSLIVLYLFNDSLAITRPNKSSGSSFFGKQKTIRLQFEQIIFLHQLVLKEFEGSLNLQILKEKSFSMMITAPDKDTLSEWIKAINIEKVEYQKTLSDHNDRQMSHVVEKAEQTKQKIEEKFTRSSGQYNTKDVESIGGNENHASHGSNNSLSGSNGGNSSEELSNSLGDMKSGKMSLRERRVKLAQESKTKRLSGTSSSFTNLNDQNLKDSK; encoded by the exons atgagTAAATCAGCAGCATTTCTTTGTAAGAAAAAAGCAGCATTACAATGGATAGAGAATGTATtggatattaaaattgatcaaAGTAAAGATTTTGCACAGATTTTAGATGATGGTGTATTATTATGTAAAGTTATGCATACGATTAGTCCAAGATTAATGCCAAGAATTTCCAATCCAGATACAGCCAATACACCAAAAACAACCATTCGTTTCAAATACAATGAAAACATATCTTTCTTTATTCAAGCATGTGCTGATATGGGTGTACCACGTCATAAAAGATTCACATTATTAGATATCGTTAATAATCAAATCACTTATTCAAATATTAGAAGAGTAATTGAATGTTTAGAATCTGTTTGTAAa atTGCAAATTCAGATAGCAATTATGATTTTTCAGTTGAATGGCCACAACTTAATGCAGAGGAAGagaaattttcaaatgatcaAATTAATCATGCAGAACAATTGTTAGCACAATTTACAATTAGAGAGAATAAAAGACAAGAAGTAATTAAAAAGAGTCAAACTCAAAATGAGGGTAACTCTGTTGAAGAAactaaaaatcaattattcaAACATATCGCCGCACAAAAGCAACTTTATCCTGATAATAGTCCTGTTTTAAgggtaaataatttaaataataataatttaaataataataataataataattgtagtaatagtggtggtattattaataatagtattagtaataataatagtaaaaataatagtacaCTATCATCACCCTCATCATCTTACTCTTCTTTATCATCTTCACCTCTTTTTTCAACTTCATCAATATCTACCAACTCTATGGATGACTTTATAAAGGATGAGACTGTTAATAGTGGaaacaatataaatagtaatagtagtttAAGTGATAGTTGCAATAGTACTGGTAGTATAAGATATAATAAAAGTGAtcttaatattaaaaataaaaatgtagataataataataataataataatagtagtagtagtagtagtagtagtaataatagtagttatattagtagtaatagtagtaataataataataataataataataaaaataataatagtttgggggaattttcatttaaagatatattaaaaaaatggaaagaaccttctttttttaatagtacaaaatataataataacaacaataataataataataataataatagtaacagtcataataataataataataataataataataataataataataataataataataataataataataataataataataatagtaataatagtgtttttaataataataccagtAAATCAAAATCAGTATTTATATCATCAAATGGGACATCATATAATAGCCCATATTGTACAATAAAATtcaaaccaaataaaaataatgataattataataataataataataataacaacagcAACCCTACTCAACAAGCACAATCACCCCCAAAAACATTGGATCAATGGAAATATTCAAGTACAACTCACTATAATAGcgcaaatagtaataacttGATTTCTAGAAATCGTAGTGTCAGCAGTAGTGCCGGAagtataaataatacaaGTTTAAATCATTTTAGTAGTAGTTATGGTGATATTAGTGAAagtttaaaagataataataaaaataataacagtgataataataataataataataataataataacaatagtaatagtactagtaatagtaataattatgataatCCTAAAAGTAACACaactaaaaaagataatagcATCAATGAAATCAATAAAGAAGAGGTAGTTGATAAAGTTGAAatcaatgatgatgatgttgataat tCACCAAAATCTGATAGAAATAGTTTATCACAACCAGCATCACCAATTATTACTGGTTATGTAAAGGGTACTTCAGCACCAGATCAagtatcattaaataattcaccaGCAACTTCACCAGTTGTTAAATCTTCTGATACTGCTTCACCAACTAAATCAACTGTAGTTTCAACTGCAACTGtaacaccatcaacaacaactacaacaacaacaactactactacctcCACCAGTTCCGTAAAtgcaacatcaacatcaacatcaacatcaacaccaacaccaacaccaacaccaacaactacTGTACAacaaccaacaccaacaacaaatgtaacaacaccaacaccaacaacaacaacaacaacaacaactaaaacaacaacaaaattatcattagaAGAAAGAGCAGCAATTAGAATTCAAAGAGCAACAAGAGCATGGATTGAAAGaaatagaaagaaaattCAAGCACGTGATTCAGCTTATAGAGAAAGAATTGTACAAGAGATTATGAAAACAGAAGTTGAATATATTAATCGTTTAGCATTTCTTCATGATCATATTTTAAAGGATCTTAGAGAAGCCATTGAAAAGGGATCACCAATTATTTCACAAGAGGAAGTTCAATCTATTTTTAGTGAAGTATCAATTATCTTGTCATACAATAAACGTTTATTGATCGATTTAGAGGGTAGAACTAAAGACTGGAAAGTGGATACATTGATTGGTGATATCTTTATAAAGTTTTCCAATTTCCTAAAGATCTACTCTCAATATAGTAGAAGTTATAGCGAAGCGATGGGTGTACTAAATGAATGTAAGAAACAAACCAAATTCAAATCCTATTTGAACAAAGTTAAGGAATCAAACGAAGAGATCAAGTTACGTGGTTTGGAGGATTACTTAATTAGACCCATTCAACGTATTCCAAGATACTCATTATTGATCAAAGATATGATTGGTCATACTTGGCCAACACATCCAGACTAtgaacaattgaaaatcGCCTTTGAAAAGATTAATAGTGTCGCAGAGAATATGAATGAAATGAGAAAGGAGGCTGAAAGTATCATGAAGTTGGCAGAGATTCAAGAGAAATTAGATGGTGATCAAACTCAACAACTCGCTAAATCTCATAGACGTTTCATTAAGGAAGGTGAATTTCATGAGGTACTACCAAAGGGAAAGAAAAGTTTAATCGTACTCTATCTCTTTAATGATAGTTTGGCAATCACTCGTCCAAATAAATCAAGTGGTTCCTCTTTCTTTGgtaaacaaaaaacaattcgTCTTCAATTCGAACAAATCATTTTCCTTCATCAATTGGTGCTAAAAGAGTTTGAAGGTTCATTAAATCTTCAAATTCTAAAAGAAAAATCATTCTCTATGATGATTACTGCCCCCGATAAAGATACTCTCTCCGAATGGATTAAAGCAATTAACATTGAAAAAGTAGAATATCAAAAGACCCTAAGTGATCATAACGATAGACAAATGAGTCATGTCGTTGAAAAAGCTGAACAAACtaaacaaaaaattgaaGAGAAATTCACTCGTTCCTCTGGTCAATACAATACCAAGGATGTTGAATCAATAGGTGGTAATGAAAATCATGCCTCCCATGGTAGTAACAATAGTTTATCCGGTagtaatggtggtaattcCTCTgaagaattatcaaattcactTGGTGATATGAAATCTGGTAAAATGTCTTTACGTGAAAGAAGAGTTAAATTGGCTCAagaatcaaaaacaaaaagattaTCTGGTACAAGTTCttcatttacaaatttaaatgatcaaaatttaaaagattcaaaataa